A window of Oncorhynchus nerka isolate Pitt River unplaced genomic scaffold, Oner_Uvic_2.0 unplaced_scaffold_1556, whole genome shotgun sequence contains these coding sequences:
- the LOC135568495 gene encoding B-cell receptor CD22-like translates to MDQGTPQSSGQSYSITNIISEDRGEYYCEAENKYGRLNSSSVSVDVQYGPKNTSVSVSPSGEIVEGSSVTLTCSSDANPPVDKYTWYFQNKTFLNGCGQMYNISNFKSKDSGHYHCEAWNRRGSRNSTALMIIIPGKQTSVVTAAVGIIVVVLVLILCFSGFMWFRKKASRSPSDTRDTADDGQGDSSPVYDNISGMAMTSTAAQTAATDDQDDVHYASVHFSRSRYQEVPLYSTVQLHQPQKQDQDVQYAAVEFNRPSSATQ, encoded by the exons ATGGACCAAGGAACACCTCAGT CATCAGGACAGAGTTACAGCATCACTAACATCATCTCTGAGGACAGAGGAGAATATTACTGTGAGGCTGAGAATAAATATGGACGTCTCAACTCTTCTTCTGTGTCTGTGGACGTTCAGT ACGGCCCAAAGAACACCTCAgtgtcagtcagtccctctggtgAAATAGTGGAGGGCAGTTCAGTGACTCTGACCTGCAGCAGTGATGCCAACCCACCTGTGGACAAATACACCTGGTACTTTCAAAATAAGACTTTTCTAAATGGATGTGGACAGATGTACAACATCAGTAACTTCAAGTCTAAGGACAGTGGACATTACCACTGTGAGGCCTGGAATAGAAGAGGATCTAGGAACTCTACAGCTCTGATGATCATTATACCAG GGAAACAAACATCAGTTGTGACTGCAGCTGTAGGAATCATAGTGGTTGTTCTGGTTCTCATCCTCTGTTTCTCTGGCTTCATGTGGTTCAG gaAGAAGGCCTCTAGATCCCCCTCTGACACAAGAGACACAGCAGACGATGGACAG ggaGACTCTAGTCCAGTGTATGACAACATCTCAGGCATGGCCATGACCTCTACTGCAGCACAGACAGCAGCCACAGATGACCAGGATGATGTTCACTACGCCAGCGTCCACTTTTCTCGCTCCAGATACCAGGAAGTGCCTCTGTACTCCACCGTCCAGCTGCATCAACCACAGAAACAGGACCAAGATGTCCAATACGCTGCTGTGGAATTCAACCGCCCCAGTTCTGCCACCCAGTGA